A genomic segment from Mus caroli chromosome 17, CAROLI_EIJ_v1.1, whole genome shotgun sequence encodes:
- the LOC110312321 gene encoding uncharacterized protein C4orf3 homolog, with translation MAAFMFNDLTAWHIDTEIEVSQAAPGTDGVRERRGSYEAGRRNQDEAPQSGMNGLPKHSYWLDLWLFILFDLALFVFVYLLL, from the exons ATGGCGGCTTTCATGTTTAATGACCTCACTGCCTGGCATAT CGACACGGAGATAGAGGTGAGCCAGGCGGCTCCTGGTACCGACGGTGTCCGGGAACGGAGGGGCTCGTACGAAGCTGGAAGGAGGAACCAAGATGAGGCACCTCAGTCCGGGATGAACGGGCTTCCGAAACACTCCTACTGGCTGGATCTCTGGCTCTTCATCCTTTTCGACCTGGCCTTGTTCGTCTTCGTGTACCTCTTGCTCTGA
- the Epcam gene encoding epithelial cell adhesion molecule, producing MARPQALAFGLLLAVVTATLAAAQKDCVCDNYKLATSCSLNEYGECQCTSYGTQNTVICSKLASKCLAMKAEMTHSKSGRRIKPEGAIQNNDGLYDPDCDEQGLFKAKQCNGTATCWCVNTAGVRRTDKDTEITCTERVRTYWIIIELKHKERENPYDHQSLQTALQEAFTSRYKLNQKFIKNIMYENNVITIDLMQNSSQKTQGDVDIADVAYYFEKDVKGESLFHSSKSMDLRVNGEPLDLDPGQTLIYYVDEKAPEFSMQGLTAGIIAVIVVVSLAVIAGIVVLVISTRKKSAKYEKAEIKEMGEIHRELNA from the exons ATGGCGCGTCCCCAGGCCCTCGCCTTCGGGCTCCTGCTCGCGGTGGTCACAGCGACGCTGGCCGCGGCTCAGAAAG ACTGTGTCTGTGACAACTACAAACTGGCAACAAGTTGCTCTCTGAATGAATATGGTGAATGCCAGTGTACTTCCTATGGTACACAGAATACTGTCATTTGCTCCAAAC TGGCGTCTAAATGCTTGGCGATGAAGGCGGAAATGACTCACAGCAAGTCTGGGAGGAGGATAAAGCCCGAAGGGGCGATCCAGAACAACGACGGGCTGTACGACCCCGACTGCGACGAGCAGGGGCTCTTCAAAGCCAAGCAGTGCAATGGCACCGCCACGTGCTGGTGTGTCAACACTGCCGGAGTCCGAAGAACCGACAAGGACACGGAGATCACGTGCACCGAGCGCGTGAGGACCTA ctggatcatCATTGaactaaaacacaaagaaagagaaaacccttATGACCATCAGAGTTTGCAGAC TGCCCTTCAGGAGGCGTTCACATCTCGATATAAGCTGAATCAGAAATTTATCAAAAACATTATG TATGAGAATAATGTTATCACCATTGATCTGATGCAAAACTCTTCTCAGAAAACACAAGGTGACGTGGACATAGCTGATGTGGCTTACTATTTTGAAAAAGAT GTGAAGGGGGAGTCCTTGTTCCACTCTTCTAAGAGCATGGACCTGAGAGTGAACGGAGAGCCGCTCGATCTGGACCCCGGGCAGACTCTGATTTACTACGTCGATGAAAAGGCACCCGAGTTCTCCATGCAGGGCCTCACGGCCGGGATCATCGCTGTCATTGTGGTGGTGTCATTAGCAGTCATCGCTGGGATTGTTGTCCTG GTTATATCTACAAGGAAGAAATCAGCAAAATACGAGAAGGCTGAG ATAAAGGAGATGGGTGAGATCCACAGAGAGCTCAATGCCTAG